Below is a window of Tolypothrix bouteillei VB521301 DNA.
CCAACAGTCATTTCTGATGATGGTCAAGTTATCTGTGATATCGCCGTTAACGTTGCAGAATCGGCAAATGCTTTAAAAACAGATGCTCACACCGTTATCTTTCAGGCTCAGAAAGACTACAGCAACGATTTAAGAGTTTTTCGCTATGATGACGGAGATGTACAGCCCCAAGGAAAAGGATTAATTACAGAATTACCTGCATTTCCTGCTAGTGGAAAACACACTTTTTACTTTCAATTTCACAACCCACAATCAAATAAATGGGAACTCATCGGTCAGTTACCGGAACCAGAAGTGAAAACAGAATATCCCTGTCGATATTACGTTTCTTTAAATGAGAAAGGAATTCTGAGAGTGCATGCATTTGAAGTTCCTTACCTAACTTCATCAGATCCGAATTGTCTTAAACAAGAAGGATATGTTTTTCGAGACACCCTCCAACCCCAACCCAATGATGTGAAAGCAGAACGCGATCCCTTTTCTGGAGAACACTAAACATTTTGAATTCTGGATTGATTGATTTTAGATTTTGAATTCTAGATTGATTGATTTTGGATTGATTGATTGTAGATTCATAATTCATAATTCATAATTCATAATTGATTTTAGATTGGCTCGAGCCCAGGTTCTACCTGGGACTACCTTCTCAGAGGCAGAGCCTCTGGTAAACTTAATGGAGGCATAGTCCTCCGCTCGTAGCAGTTATGCATGGGAAGACAGCGCTACTACGAACCAATGAGGACACATCGGAGGAATTATGCAGCACCTCAGCAAGTTATTGGAAATTGAAAACTCAAATTTAGCTTGGGTACTGCGGTTGGGATTGCACGGACTGCGAACTCAATTACAGGAAGCATTAAAAATGGTGCAGACCGATCCGGGAAACATGGCGTGTGAGGAATTGCTGAGGGAATTGGATGTTCTTTTGCAATCTGTCAATACACCGCAATCAACTCACGAAAAAACGATCGCATCCGAACAAGATGATGCTTCTTGGGAAGATGTGTTGGAACCAGTTGCAGGTGAGTTGAAACTCAGACAAATTTGTGAAGCTTTGTTGGTTGACCGAGAATTAAGCAATTATATCGGTCAGTATGAATTTTACAGCACAAGTGATGCCGATTTATGGAACGAGATACAACGTCTGCTACTGCGAGTTCCTGAAAAATTAGCTCATACTTGGCGAGAGTATCTCGTAAAAGCACTAGCTCAAGTAGGGGCTGTGGAGGACAAGGAACTCTACTTATCTTTACCCTTTACTCGCCATGAATGTATTTATCCCGGTTTGGGTGGAAAAGTTAAAGCTTCTGGATTGTGGTTTTCAGATCGAGTTGATTTTGACTCAAGACTGATGGTGGAAAGGAGTGGAGGAGAACTAGATTTTCTTGCAGGAGTTGTTTCTATTTGTCTCCAATTTATTGAAAGCGATCCGCTTGTACATCACGCGCTGAAAAGTGTAGATAGATTTGGGATTCGGTCTTTGAGCTTGGAATCAGAAAAATCTAAGTACGTCACTGCGTTGATCGATCGTTTTCGCCGCGTCCAAGCAACCGCAGACAATAGCGACTCGGCTGTGGCATTGCGTGCGAGACTGGATTTAGATGAAGCAATCCACTCGTTAGTTTACTTACCCTGTAGCGATCGCTTTTCTTGGTGGGGGAAACTGCAACAAGAAACACGGCGCACTCTTGACTTAGTAGTCGCAAAAGCACGCCAAGCCGGACACCAGGTACAAATTCGCCCGTTATGGGGAATTTACGCTGATGTTTTCAATTGGTCAAAAGACGATTTGCAACTAGATATCGGCGGTGTACCGGGGGAAGTCTCTGCGTGTTTGCGAGTTTACGCCAAGATTGATGACGAGCTGCTTCCAGGACGAGTACTTTTCCGGTCATCTTGATGAGTTTGCGCGATCGTCGCACGTTTTACAGTGTGCTCTTTTATGCACTTATTAAATCAAAGCCCTATCCCAATCGCCTATCCTAGTATTTAGAATTCTTAATTAATCCTAAAAGCCATGAGTATCATCATTCCAGATGAAGTATTGCAAGCAACCCAAATGTCTGAGCCTGAGTTATTGACTGAAATTGCAGTCATGCTTTTTCAAAAGGAAAAATTTACTTTAGGTCAAGCAAGTCGTTTTGCAAAAATGAATCAACTCCAGTTTCAACACTTACTTGCAAGTCGTCAAATTCCTCTCCATTACGATGTTGCCGAACTCAAGGAGGATGCAAAAAGTCTGGAAGCAAATAATTGGAAATGATTGTAGTTAGCGATACATCACCTATTAGTAATTTGGCTGCTATCGGTCAATTAGAATTACTGCAACAACTTTATGGTAGTGTAATTGTTCCTACAGCCGTTTATCAGGAATTTCTCAATTCAGGAGAGACAGATCCCGCTGTTTTGGCGATTCAAACTGTCAACTGGATTGAGATTCGTTCTGTCGCTAATATTACTTTGCTTCAAACTTTGCAAAATAATTTAGATATCGGCGAAGCTGAAGCTATTACCCTTGCTGTTGAATTAAATGCTGATAGATTAATTATAGATGAACGAAGAGGTAGAAATGAAGCAATTAGGTTGGGTCTTCAAGTAACTGGAATATTGGGGATATTGCTAGCAGCAAAACAACAAGGATTAATTTCGTTGATGCAGCCATTATTAGACGATTTGATTGCTAATGGCTTCTG
It encodes the following:
- a CDS encoding UPF0175 family protein, translated to MSIIIPDEVLQATQMSEPELLTEIAVMLFQKEKFTLGQASRFAKMNQLQFQHLLASRQIPLHYDVAELKEDAKSLEANNWK
- a CDS encoding DUF3368 domain-containing protein, with translation MIVVSDTSPISNLAAIGQLELLQQLYGSVIVPTAVYQEFLNSGETDPAVLAIQTVNWIEIRSVANITLLQTLQNNLDIGEAEAITLAVELNADRLIIDERRGRNEAIRLGLQVTGILGILLAAKQQGLISLMQPLLDDLIANGFWIREQLYAEALKLAGE